A genome region from Ralstonia solanacearum K60 includes the following:
- the bamE gene encoding outer membrane protein assembly factor BamE domain-containing protein translates to MGLLASLLGLFGCDQQKVDQAVDRAGEAAKRAWQSAKPDNLLFKGIQAGQSTEADVRATAGQPDMIWENEDGTRQLEYPRGPEGTSTWLVTIGPDGRVRGIDQILTADNFGRVRPGQTRDDVRRLLGKPTKVEAFRLKQEEVWGYRWMESPTERAFFNVHFGPDGRVTTTSRSDNRLNGG, encoded by the coding sequence ATGGGCTTACTGGCATCGCTGCTCGGCCTGTTCGGCTGCGATCAGCAGAAGGTGGATCAGGCCGTCGACCGCGCGGGCGAGGCGGCCAAGCGCGCCTGGCAGTCGGCCAAGCCCGACAACCTGCTGTTCAAGGGCATCCAGGCCGGCCAATCGACCGAGGCCGACGTGCGTGCCACCGCCGGCCAGCCCGACATGATCTGGGAAAACGAAGACGGCACGCGCCAACTCGAATACCCGCGCGGGCCGGAGGGCACCTCCACGTGGCTGGTGACGATCGGGCCGGACGGCCGCGTGCGCGGCATCGACCAGATACTGACGGCGGATAACTTCGGCCGCGTGCGCCCGGGCCAGACGCGCGACGACGTCCGTCGCCTGCTCGGCAAGCCGACCAAGGTGGAAGCGTTCCGTCTGAAGCAGGAAGAGGTGTGGGGCTACCGCTGGATGGAAAGCCCGACCGAGCGGGCCTTCTTCAACGTGCATTTCGGGCCGGACGGCCGCGTCACCACGACATCGCGCAGCG